The following are encoded together in the Hydrogenobacter hydrogenophilus genome:
- the gcvPA gene encoding aminomethyl-transferring glycine dehydrogenase subunit GcvPA yields the protein MYIPHSKDDVQKALEQLGLSSLDDLFSHIDLHLLEPPSLGPPMTEEDVRRYFKEISKRNRELVCFAGFGAYDRIIPSAIWQILSRGEFLTAYTPYQAEASQGTLQAIFEYQTLICELTGMDVANASMYDGASALASAILMARAIKSKGSRVLLSEGINPLYREVVKTYLLGYQDEINIVPLQEGGYTDIDVLEDLLKKGEVHAVAVQYPNFLGFIEPLEEIGKIVKGYQVPFVVVADPIALSVLRPPGDYGADIVVGEGQQMGLPLNFGGPYVGFFAVKTEHLRKMPGRLVGLAEDVDGKRAFTLVLQTREQHIRRERATSNICTNQNLMALANLIYMVLLGKEGMREVARQSISKAMYLKGKLVSLGFEELYKGKHLWEFPLRKEKVLDLHKRLLEKGYMFGVPLEKFGYRDTLLLAITEKRTKREMDELVHLVKEEL from the coding sequence ATGTATATACCCCACTCAAAGGATGATGTGCAGAAAGCCTTAGAACAACTTGGGCTTTCATCTTTAGATGACCTCTTTTCCCACATAGACCTTCATCTTTTAGAACCTCCCAGCTTAGGACCCCCTATGACTGAGGAGGATGTAAGGAGGTATTTTAAAGAAATATCAAAAAGAAACAGGGAACTTGTGTGTTTTGCGGGGTTTGGAGCTTACGACAGGATCATACCATCTGCCATATGGCAGATACTTAGCAGGGGAGAGTTTTTAACCGCATACACACCCTATCAGGCAGAAGCGTCCCAAGGTACACTTCAGGCTATTTTTGAATATCAAACCCTAATATGCGAGCTTACGGGTATGGATGTGGCTAATGCAAGTATGTACGATGGTGCCTCAGCCTTGGCATCTGCCATCCTTATGGCAAGAGCTATAAAGAGTAAAGGAAGTAGGGTCCTACTTTCAGAAGGTATAAACCCTCTCTACAGGGAAGTTGTAAAGACTTACCTTTTGGGCTATCAGGATGAGATTAACATAGTACCTCTTCAAGAGGGAGGATATACGGACATAGATGTGCTGGAGGACCTTCTTAAAAAGGGTGAAGTTCATGCGGTAGCGGTGCAGTATCCTAACTTCTTGGGTTTTATAGAACCTTTGGAAGAAATAGGAAAAATAGTAAAGGGCTATCAGGTACCCTTTGTGGTAGTTGCGGATCCTATAGCTCTTTCTGTACTTAGACCTCCGGGAGATTATGGAGCGGACATAGTGGTTGGTGAAGGACAACAGATGGGACTGCCTCTAAACTTTGGTGGTCCATATGTGGGTTTTTTCGCGGTAAAGACAGAGCACTTAAGGAAAATGCCGGGAAGACTGGTAGGACTTGCAGAAGATGTGGATGGAAAGAGGGCTTTTACCCTTGTGCTTCAGACAAGGGAACAGCACATAAGAAGGGAGAGAGCCACATCAAACATATGCACAAACCAGAACCTTATGGCTCTTGCTAACCTCATATATATGGTCCTTTTGGGAAAAGAAGGTATGAGAGAAGTTGCAAGGCAAAGCATTTCAAAGGCTATGTACCTAAAGGGCAAGCTTGTCTCCTTGGGATTTGAGGAATTATACAAAGGAAAACATCTGTGGGAGTTTCCCCTAAGGAAAGAAAAGGTTTTGGATCTTCACAAAAGACTTCTTGAAAAAGGCTATATGTTTGGAGTACCTTTGGAGAAGTTTGGCTACAGAGACACTCTTCTTTTGGCAATTACAGAGAAAAGAACAAAAAGAGAGATGGACGAGCTTGTTCATCTCGTTAAGGAAGAGTTATAA
- a CDS encoding ATP-dependent DNA ligase has protein sequence MKFLELSQYFQMLESTTSRLEMSSILMQMFSKATNEDIDKMVYLTLGEILPPFKGIEMGVSEKLMIEALSKACGVRASQVESLYKSKGDMGETAFELVNWEGKGLSVKQVYDELLDIATTRGTKDKVLRIMSLLKGLSNLEAKYVARIIMGRLRLGVGDATIIEALTSLAGSKDYKGDIERAYNLCSDLGLVAKVLVQKGIEGVRNFKVQVGYPIRMALAERVASAEEIIKRMGRCAVEAKYDGFRLQVHKKGKDIEIYSRNLERMTEMFPDLKQAIWENIKQDEVIIEGEAITYNEETGEFYPFQITIQRKRKYGVYEYAKEYPLKLFVFDLLYIEGEDYTQKPFIERRKKLEEILPENSVLLKSEMFITDSAKEIEKFFEDVVARGLEGIIAKRLDAPYTAGSRNFNWIKLKRSYRGSLADTIDVVIVGYFYGKGARAKLGIGALLTAVYDPKTDTFKTISKVGSGFTEDEWIRLKNMLDQIKLPHRHARVDSLLDADVWVEPKYVITLTADEITRSPLHTAGRTMEEPGFALRFPRAVGFIRTDKKPEDANTVEEIINMYRMQKKISVD, from the coding sequence ATGAAGTTCTTAGAGCTTTCTCAATACTTTCAGATGCTTGAGAGTACCACAAGCAGGTTAGAGATGTCCAGCATACTGATGCAGATGTTCAGCAAAGCCACCAACGAAGACATAGACAAGATGGTTTATCTTACGCTTGGTGAGATACTCCCACCCTTCAAAGGTATAGAGATGGGAGTTTCAGAAAAGTTGATGATAGAAGCTCTGTCTAAGGCGTGCGGTGTGAGGGCATCTCAAGTGGAGAGCCTCTACAAATCAAAAGGGGATATGGGAGAGACTGCTTTTGAACTTGTAAATTGGGAAGGTAAAGGGCTAAGCGTTAAACAGGTTTACGACGAACTTTTGGACATAGCAACAACCAGAGGTACAAAAGATAAGGTTCTTAGAATAATGAGCCTTCTCAAGGGCCTTTCAAACCTTGAAGCCAAGTATGTTGCGAGGATCATTATGGGAAGGCTAAGGCTGGGTGTAGGAGATGCTACTATCATAGAGGCTTTGACGAGTCTTGCTGGAAGTAAGGACTACAAAGGAGACATAGAGAGAGCTTATAACCTCTGCTCTGACCTTGGGCTTGTTGCAAAGGTGCTTGTGCAAAAAGGCATAGAAGGTGTTAGAAACTTCAAGGTGCAGGTAGGTTATCCCATCAGGATGGCTTTAGCAGAAAGAGTTGCAAGCGCAGAGGAAATTATAAAGCGTATGGGTAGGTGTGCGGTGGAAGCTAAATACGATGGTTTTAGACTTCAGGTGCATAAAAAAGGTAAAGACATAGAGATATACTCAAGGAACTTAGAAAGAATGACGGAAATGTTCCCAGACCTCAAGCAGGCTATATGGGAAAACATAAAGCAGGATGAGGTGATAATAGAAGGAGAAGCCATAACTTATAACGAAGAGACCGGTGAGTTCTATCCTTTTCAGATCACTATACAGAGAAAAAGGAAGTACGGCGTTTATGAGTATGCCAAGGAGTATCCCCTAAAGCTATTTGTTTTTGACCTGCTTTACATAGAGGGTGAAGACTACACACAGAAGCCTTTCATAGAGCGCAGAAAAAAGTTAGAAGAGATACTACCCGAAAATTCTGTCCTTCTTAAGTCTGAGATGTTTATAACGGACAGTGCCAAAGAGATAGAGAAGTTCTTTGAAGATGTTGTGGCAAGAGGCTTAGAAGGAATAATAGCAAAAAGGCTTGATGCACCTTACACTGCGGGTTCAAGGAACTTCAATTGGATAAAGCTAAAGCGAAGCTACAGAGGCTCTTTGGCAGATACCATAGATGTGGTGATAGTGGGCTACTTTTATGGGAAAGGGGCAAGGGCAAAGCTCGGCATAGGTGCGTTGCTAACTGCGGTATATGACCCTAAGACAGATACCTTCAAAACCATAAGTAAAGTGGGTTCAGGTTTTACAGAGGACGAGTGGATAAGACTAAAAAACATGCTGGACCAGATAAAACTGCCACACAGACATGCGAGGGTTGACTCTTTGCTTGATGCAGATGTTTGGGTAGAGCCCAAATATGTGATAACTTTGACTGCTGATGAAATAACAAGGTCTCCATTGCACACTGCAGGAAGGACTATGGAAGAACCCGGCTTTGCTCTAAGGTTTCCAAGAGCGGTGGGTTTTATAAGAACGGACAAAAAACCAGAAGATGCTAATACAGTAGAAGAAATCATAAACATGTACCGTATGCAAAAGAAGATAAGTGTAGATTAA
- the obgE gene encoding GTPase ObgE yields the protein MFVDKVKIYVKAGDGGDGAVAFLREKYKPYGGPAGGDGGKGGDVILIATSKKLTLYDFKYKRHFRAPNGERGRGKNQHGKDAEDLILEVPIGTVVMDAQTGQVICDLTEEGQRCIVAKGGKGGRGNARFATPTNQAPKYAEKGQKGEERWLLLELKLIADVGIIGLPNAGKSTLISKLTKARPKIADYPFTTLSPVLGVMELEDASRIVLADIPGLIEGASQGKGLGLEFLRHIERTKLLLHLVDVSDQRQMEPLEAFKIVNSEMEKYNPELLKKKQIVVGTKIDILSDREILNDLKREFEKMGYMFIPVSSITGEGMDTLRKVIIEQIKGGKDEPLGNA from the coding sequence ATGTTTGTGGATAAGGTCAAGATATATGTCAAGGCGGGAGATGGGGGTGATGGTGCGGTAGCTTTTTTGAGGGAAAAATACAAGCCTTATGGAGGACCAGCAGGAGGTGATGGCGGAAAAGGCGGTGATGTGATCTTAATAGCTACCTCAAAGAAACTAACACTGTATGACTTTAAATACAAAAGGCACTTTAGAGCTCCCAATGGGGAAAGGGGAAGAGGGAAAAACCAGCACGGAAAAGATGCTGAGGATCTTATACTGGAAGTTCCCATAGGTACTGTGGTGATGGATGCCCAAACGGGCCAAGTCATCTGTGATCTTACAGAGGAAGGACAAAGGTGCATAGTTGCAAAAGGAGGTAAAGGTGGCAGAGGCAACGCGCGTTTTGCCACACCCACAAACCAAGCACCCAAATACGCAGAAAAAGGTCAAAAGGGTGAAGAAAGATGGTTGTTGCTGGAACTCAAGCTCATAGCGGATGTAGGTATAATAGGACTTCCCAATGCGGGAAAGTCCACACTCATATCCAAGTTAACCAAAGCAAGACCCAAGATAGCAGACTACCCATTCACCACCCTATCTCCCGTACTGGGAGTTATGGAGCTTGAAGATGCAAGCAGAATAGTGTTGGCAGATATACCAGGTCTTATAGAAGGTGCTTCTCAAGGAAAAGGATTGGGACTTGAGTTTCTAAGGCACATAGAAAGAACAAAGCTTTTGCTACACCTTGTAGATGTATCAGACCAAAGACAAATGGAACCTTTGGAAGCCTTTAAGATAGTCAATTCAGAAATGGAAAAGTACAATCCTGAACTTTTAAAGAAAAAACAGATAGTAGTTGGCACCAAGATAGACATTCTTTCTGATAGAGAAATACTCAATGACCTCAAAAGAGAGTTTGAAAAGATGGGTTATATGTTTATCCCTGTATCCTCCATCACAGGTGAAGGTATGGACACCTTAAGAAAAGTTATAATAGAACAAATCAAAGGAGGGAAAGATGAACCCTTGGGAAATGCTTGA
- a CDS encoding bifunctional phosphoglucose/phosphomannose isomerase codes for MNPWEMLEEFPLQIRSAKVESLNMEGYRGIVFSGMGGSGIVGDLAKTLLEKHDTPIPALSLRGYTLPPYVKEGWLVFCISYSGNTEETLSIAQSALERSIKPICISSGGKLMELALKENLPHFSLPEGYPPRYALGYMLSIVLSLLGVKDPLESCSSFLKEKKEAIKEEAKKIAQSFEGYVPVVYATQTLESVAFRWKTQINENAKTLCYTAVLPELHHNEVVGLDNPITRNVCSFLLMFDPEEHPRVIKRVQITEEILRDFGVVPKVIKGEGESFLHRILYLVHLGDWVSLYLSELYKYDPLPVKTIDLIKSKLSV; via the coding sequence ATGAACCCTTGGGAAATGCTTGAAGAGTTCCCTTTGCAGATAAGAAGTGCAAAGGTTGAGAGCTTAAACATGGAAGGTTATAGAGGCATAGTCTTTAGCGGTATGGGTGGCTCTGGCATAGTGGGAGACTTGGCAAAGACCTTGCTTGAAAAGCATGACACACCTATACCAGCATTGTCCCTTAGAGGTTATACCCTTCCACCTTATGTGAAGGAAGGCTGGTTGGTTTTTTGTATTAGCTACAGTGGAAACACAGAAGAGACCCTAAGTATAGCTCAATCGGCTTTAGAAAGAAGTATAAAACCCATATGCATAAGCTCAGGTGGAAAGCTTATGGAACTTGCTTTAAAGGAAAACCTACCTCACTTTTCTTTACCTGAAGGCTACCCCCCTCGCTATGCCTTGGGCTACATGCTGTCAATAGTACTTTCCCTTTTGGGTGTAAAGGATCCTCTTGAGAGCTGTAGTTCCTTCTTGAAAGAAAAGAAAGAAGCTATAAAGGAGGAAGCAAAGAAGATAGCACAGTCCTTTGAAGGGTATGTGCCCGTAGTTTATGCCACACAAACGCTTGAATCAGTAGCTTTTAGGTGGAAAACTCAGATCAATGAAAATGCAAAGACCCTCTGCTATACCGCGGTCCTTCCAGAGCTACATCACAATGAGGTGGTAGGACTTGATAATCCCATAACCAGAAATGTGTGCAGTTTTCTCTTAATGTTTGACCCAGAAGAACACCCAAGAGTTATAAAGAGGGTTCAGATAACAGAAGAGATTCTAAGAGATTTTGGAGTTGTTCCAAAAGTCATAAAAGGAGAAGGTGAGAGCTTCCTGCACAGGATTTTATACCTTGTACATCTTGGAGACTGGGTAAGTTTGTACCTTTCGGAACTTTATAAGTACGACCCACTGCCCGTAAAAACTATAGACCTTATTAAAAGCAAACTAAGTGTATAA
- a CDS encoding TerC family protein, producing the protein MEIQWLIFGGLVFLALFLDLFVFHRKPHKVSVKESLLFSAFWVLIGLSFGVYVWHAKGEQAFVEYITGYLLEKALSLDNIFVFILIFSYFQIPEEYRHKVLFWGVFGAIVMRAIFIFAGISLIERFDWINYIFGLILIISAVKLLSTEDKAFNPEDTLVYKIAKRLLPMRPDLQRGKFFVKEGRKIYATPMFLTLIFVESSDLMFAIDSVPAILSVSKDPFVVYTSNIFAILGLRSLYFAASAVLSLFHYLHYGLAFILGFIGVKMLISDFYHIPVFVSLLLIVSSILLSILASLVKKKHD; encoded by the coding sequence ATGGAAATCCAATGGTTGATTTTCGGTGGCTTAGTTTTTCTTGCCCTTTTCCTTGATCTTTTTGTGTTTCACAGAAAGCCTCATAAGGTTTCTGTAAAGGAGTCTTTACTCTTTTCTGCCTTTTGGGTGCTTATAGGCTTAAGCTTTGGTGTTTATGTGTGGCACGCAAAGGGAGAGCAAGCATTTGTGGAATACATTACAGGCTACCTTTTAGAAAAAGCCCTCAGTTTGGATAACATCTTTGTTTTTATTCTGATCTTTTCCTACTTTCAGATACCAGAAGAATACAGACATAAAGTGCTTTTTTGGGGAGTTTTTGGAGCTATAGTTATGCGAGCCATATTTATATTTGCGGGAATAAGTTTGATAGAGCGCTTTGATTGGATCAATTACATCTTTGGACTTATTCTTATAATATCTGCAGTAAAACTTCTATCTACGGAAGATAAAGCATTCAACCCAGAGGATACCCTCGTTTACAAAATAGCCAAAAGGCTTCTGCCCATGCGACCAGACCTTCAAAGGGGAAAATTTTTTGTCAAAGAAGGTAGAAAAATATACGCCACACCCATGTTTTTGACCTTGATCTTTGTGGAAAGTTCGGATTTAATGTTTGCTATTGACTCTGTGCCAGCCATACTCTCCGTCTCCAAAGACCCTTTTGTGGTTTATACTTCCAACATCTTTGCCATATTGGGCCTTAGGTCTTTGTACTTTGCTGCATCTGCAGTCTTAAGTCTCTTTCACTATCTACATTACGGACTTGCCTTTATACTTGGATTTATCGGTGTAAAGATGTTAATATCGGACTTTTACCACATACCCGTTTTTGTATCCCTCCTACTTATAGTAAGTTCCATACTCCTTTCCATACTGGCATCTCTTGTTAAGAAAAAGCATGATTGA
- the mobA gene encoding molybdenum cofactor guanylyltransferase MobA: MIECFVLVGGESRRFGGDKILFPIKGKRCVEYIIDALKCVCDEVLLVGKDPSKYSSLELKFIKDILVDQGALIGIYTALRSAKTDRVLIVSADMPLIKPSVIRHLLDNYREPITIYCVKGKLYPLLGIYARSVLKDLETYIQRGNKKVIEFIKKVGYHCITEEEVLQFDPELHSFINMNTKEDLQAILKIMSTIKLKVSGMTCEHCASMVRKALLSVEGVEDAKVSLEKGEAEVITYKDVPIENLKKAVEEWGYKVVGEV; this comes from the coding sequence ATGATTGAGTGTTTCGTGTTGGTTGGTGGTGAAAGCAGGAGGTTTGGTGGGGACAAAATCCTGTTTCCCATAAAAGGAAAAAGGTGCGTAGAGTACATCATTGACGCACTAAAGTGTGTGTGCGATGAGGTGCTTTTGGTAGGAAAAGACCCTTCAAAGTACTCTTCGTTGGAATTGAAGTTTATTAAAGATATTCTTGTAGATCAGGGCGCTCTGATCGGCATATATACCGCTCTGAGGAGCGCCAAGACTGACAGGGTTCTCATAGTAAGCGCTGATATGCCCCTTATAAAGCCATCTGTTATAAGGCATCTCCTTGATAACTACAGAGAACCCATCACCATATACTGCGTAAAAGGAAAACTCTACCCCCTTCTTGGCATATATGCTCGCAGTGTTTTGAAAGACCTTGAAACATACATTCAAAGAGGAAACAAAAAAGTGATAGAATTCATTAAAAAAGTAGGCTATCACTGTATAACAGAAGAAGAAGTTTTGCAGTTTGACCCTGAGCTTCACTCCTTTATAAACATGAACACAAAGGAAGACCTGCAAGCTATATTAAAGATCATGAGCACGATAAAGTTGAAAGTGAGCGGGATGACTTGTGAGCACTGTGCCAGCATGGTGAGAAAAGCCCTGCTCTCAGTTGAAGGCGTAGAGGACGCTAAGGTTAGCCTTGAAAAAGGTGAAGCTGAAGTGATCACCTACAAAGATGTACCCATTGAAAACCTAAAAAAGGCAGTAGAAGAGTGGGGATACAAGGTCGTAGGTGAGGTTTGA
- a CDS encoding serine/threonine protein kinase: MRFEELKKHLEGLELIGRGWRSYVYRAIYNDKEVAIKVAKDRHLEKAIRKEADILERLKGIKSFPQILVRGEDFFMYEFIKGVPFEKCTLEETKKIEIFLKTLELAYLLDSMCISKDEFQKLDKNLLVGEDGDVYLIDFERGKVSCKRKTNLPQLIQLFVREGYLPLERAIDLGKSYKERPEDVFHELQKILTERLSNPS; encoded by the coding sequence GTGAGGTTTGAAGAGTTAAAAAAGCATCTTGAAGGTCTGGAGCTTATTGGCAGAGGATGGAGAAGTTATGTCTATAGAGCCATTTATAACGATAAAGAGGTTGCTATAAAGGTAGCAAAAGATAGACATCTAGAAAAGGCTATAAGGAAAGAGGCAGACATCTTAGAGAGATTAAAGGGTATAAAGAGCTTTCCTCAGATACTTGTGAGAGGAGAAGATTTTTTTATGTACGAGTTTATAAAGGGTGTGCCCTTTGAAAAATGCACCTTGGAAGAAACAAAAAAGATAGAGATATTCTTAAAAACTCTTGAACTTGCTTATCTTCTTGACAGTATGTGTATATCAAAGGACGAATTTCAAAAACTTGATAAAAACCTGCTTGTAGGTGAAGACGGGGATGTTTATCTTATTGACTTTGAAAGGGGCAAAGTTTCGTGTAAAAGAAAAACAAACTTACCTCAACTGATACAACTCTTTGTCAGAGAAGGCTATTTACCTTTAGAGAGAGCCATAGACCTTGGAAAGTCTTACAAAGAAAGACCAGAAGATGTGTTCCATGAGTTACAAAAAATCCTTACTGAGCGTCTATCAAACCCTTCTTGA
- a CDS encoding endonuclease III domain-containing protein, whose translation MSYKKSLLSVYQTLLDLYGYQNWWPIDAEYHRLIGTDPREEIVISAVLTQNTSWKNVEKALENIKRYGILSLEFIRSSDEKTIQELIRPAGFYRLKAQRLKEVAVFLNPVDKVKHVKRQDLLKVKGIGRETADVILLYAGERLHFVVDKYTQRFMERFYGIKGNYESLKHFFEEHLPKDIKIYKEFHALIDEHAKKYCRSSPICKDCPLKDVCISASPSF comes from the coding sequence ATGAGTTACAAAAAATCCTTACTGAGCGTCTATCAAACCCTTCTTGATCTTTACGGATACCAAAATTGGTGGCCCATTGATGCTGAGTATCACAGGCTCATAGGTACAGACCCAAGGGAAGAGATAGTTATATCTGCAGTGCTTACCCAAAACACAAGTTGGAAAAATGTGGAAAAAGCCCTTGAGAATATAAAAAGGTATGGTATCTTATCCCTTGAGTTTATAAGAAGTTCCGATGAAAAGACTATACAGGAGCTTATAAGGCCTGCAGGTTTTTACAGGCTCAAGGCACAAAGACTAAAAGAGGTGGCAGTCTTCTTGAATCCTGTAGATAAAGTAAAACACGTAAAACGCCAAGATCTATTAAAAGTAAAAGGTATAGGCAGAGAAACCGCAGATGTAATTTTACTCTACGCCGGAGAAAGGCTACACTTTGTGGTGGACAAATACACTCAGCGCTTTATGGAAAGGTTTTATGGGATTAAGGGTAATTATGAGAGCCTCAAGCATTTCTTTGAAGAACATCTACCTAAAGACATAAAAATCTATAAAGAATTTCACGCTTTAATAGACGAGCATGCAAAAAAATACTGTAGGAGCAGTCCTATCTGTAAGGACTGCCCCCTAAAAGATGTTTGTATTAGTGCAAGCCCATCCTTTTGA
- a CDS encoding cytochrome c1 has translation MIKIAFFTLLTLAFFYIIWINNVFAPHETYEMPVQYQKIAEDERYAKEGKQLFEQNCQACHSVRYDAVYPSAVQANPNLKALQEQYGKVLPKDVYESAFYTELSQLKESFGKVPPDLSTMYIARGKEYLFNFILEPQKVLPGTSMPAVMTGRPEETAKIISYLRSVSEPPPSEKAKRTLMGIATIAYLVVMGVLIWVWRAKILKRMGLH, from the coding sequence ATGATAAAGATTGCATTTTTTACACTTCTGACTCTTGCCTTCTTTTACATAATATGGATAAATAATGTGTTTGCACCTCACGAAACCTACGAGATGCCAGTGCAGTACCAAAAGATAGCGGAAGATGAGAGATATGCAAAAGAAGGTAAACAGTTATTTGAGCAAAACTGTCAGGCGTGCCATTCTGTTAGGTATGACGCAGTTTACCCTTCTGCAGTACAAGCAAACCCTAATCTAAAAGCCCTTCAAGAGCAGTACGGGAAAGTGCTACCTAAGGATGTGTATGAAAGCGCCTTCTATACAGAGCTCTCTCAACTAAAAGAATCCTTTGGTAAGGTGCCTCCAGACCTTTCTACTATGTACATTGCAAGAGGTAAAGAGTACCTGTTTAACTTTATCCTTGAACCTCAAAAAGTTCTACCTGGCACATCCATGCCTGCAGTTATGACAGGAAGGCCAGAAGAGACAGCCAAGATCATCTCTTACCTAAGGTCTGTGTCAGAACCACCACCTTCCGAAAAGGCAAAGAGAACCCTTATGGGAATAGCCACAATAGCGTATCTTGTGGTTATGGGTGTGCTCATATGGGTATGGAGAGCAAAGATACTCAAAAGGATGGGCTTGCACTAA
- a CDS encoding cytochrome b has protein sequence MLGRIGKWIDERTHISELWQSQMVDYKVPKNLTFPYAFGVMALIAFAIQIISGIFLTMYYQPNVHTAFDSANYTIMKEVPFMWLIRHVHAAGANFFLALVYLHMFTGIYYNAYKKPRELTWIVGWFIFFVLLMTALSGYLLPWGQLSYWGMVVTTEIPTAIPGALGETISVWMKGGYELGQITLGRFFGLHIWLLPLILLGLVSLHLYLVRAAGISNPEGIEIDKKKEGVPFHPYMTLKEGAYVMGYLAVFFFFVFFYMHHFLPPDNFEPANPFKTPPHIAPEWYLLAFYTVFRSIPSKFLGFIAFNLILLLLLLLPFLDFSPYKSARRRPLFFVMYIVLVISAMALTILGTMPPTPTNAMLGLAFTAGLFSFFLSLPIISIIEWGWYKARGGDKT, from the coding sequence ATGCTGGGAAGAATAGGAAAGTGGATAGATGAAAGAACACACATAAGTGAGCTTTGGCAGTCCCAGATGGTTGATTACAAAGTGCCCAAAAACTTAACCTTCCCTTACGCCTTTGGAGTTATGGCCCTTATAGCCTTTGCCATACAGATCATCTCTGGCATATTTCTCACTATGTACTACCAGCCTAATGTTCACACTGCCTTTGACAGTGCCAACTACACCATCATGAAAGAAGTACCCTTTATGTGGTTAATAAGGCATGTTCATGCAGCAGGAGCAAACTTCTTTTTAGCTCTCGTTTACTTGCATATGTTTACGGGTATCTATTATAACGCTTACAAAAAGCCGAGAGAACTCACCTGGATAGTGGGCTGGTTTATCTTCTTCGTCCTCCTGATGACCGCTCTTTCTGGCTACCTACTACCTTGGGGACAGCTATCTTACTGGGGTATGGTGGTCACTACAGAAATACCAACAGCCATTCCAGGAGCTTTGGGTGAAACCATATCCGTTTGGATGAAAGGTGGATACGAACTTGGACAGATAACCCTCGGAAGGTTTTTCGGGCTTCACATATGGCTTTTACCTCTTATACTCTTAGGTTTGGTAAGCCTTCACCTTTACCTTGTTAGAGCTGCAGGCATATCCAATCCAGAAGGTATAGAGATAGACAAAAAGAAGGAAGGCGTTCCTTTCCATCCTTACATGACTCTGAAAGAGGGTGCTTATGTAATGGGATACTTGGCAGTATTTTTCTTCTTCGTGTTTTTCTACATGCATCACTTCTTGCCACCTGATAACTTTGAACCTGCAAACCCTTTTAAAACTCCTCCTCATATAGCTCCTGAATGGTATCTTTTAGCTTTCTATACGGTATTTAGGTCTATTCCCAGCAAGTTTCTCGGTTTTATAGCCTTTAACCTAATTCTGCTATTACTACTGCTACTTCCCTTTCTTGACTTCTCCCCGTATAAAAGCGCAAGGAGAAGACCCCTATTTTTCGTTATGTACATAGTTTTAGTTATATCCGCAATGGCTCTGACTATTTTGGGTACCATGCCTCCTACACCTACCAACGCCATGTTAGGTTTGGCTTTCACTGCTGGGCTCTTCTCCTTCTTCTTATCACTACCAATAATATCCATCATAGAGTGGGGCTGGTACAAAGCCAGAGGAGGTGATAAAACATGA
- the petA gene encoding ubiquinol-cytochrome c reductase iron-sulfur subunit, with amino-acid sequence MEASRRDLIGFAIGGLGVVGVVGVLYPIIKTLAPSAASLAGAKVEVDISQIPEGNVRVVSWKGKPVFVVHLPANFQWNGTTKEDNNRKLLEGHNAYALIAVCTHLGCIPLWKPQGEAEYKYPVFHCPCHGGFYSPWGDNIAGPPPRPLHIPPQNLQGNKLVIGEPGFIKEQT; translated from the coding sequence ATGGAAGCCTCAAGGAGAGATCTAATCGGTTTTGCCATAGGTGGACTGGGGGTCGTTGGGGTTGTAGGAGTGCTTTATCCCATAATAAAGACCCTCGCTCCAAGCGCTGCATCCTTAGCGGGTGCAAAGGTGGAAGTGGACATATCCCAGATACCAGAAGGTAATGTAAGGGTAGTATCTTGGAAGGGTAAACCTGTCTTTGTGGTGCATCTGCCGGCAAACTTTCAGTGGAACGGCACTACCAAAGAGGATAATAACAGGAAGCTTCTTGAGGGACATAATGCTTACGCTCTCATAGCAGTCTGTACGCACCTTGGCTGTATACCCCTCTGGAAGCCACAGGGAGAAGCGGAGTATAAATACCCTGTCTTCCACTGTCCTTGTCATGGAGGGTTCTACTCGCCTTGGGGTGATAACATAGCTGGTCCTCCACCCAGGCCATTACACATTCCCCCTCAAAACCTCCAAGGAAACAAACTCGTGATAGGTGAGCCAGGTTTTATCAAAGAACAAACTTAA